In Aminobacterium sp. MB27-C1, a single genomic region encodes these proteins:
- a CDS encoding M55 family metallopeptidase — protein MKIYVSVDMEGATGIVSSLHVRADAPVEYAFGCTMQLHDLQAVIEGALEGGATEILVNDSHARMINVDVSQLPANVRLISGTPKALGMIEGTDGCDGVFFVGYHAMAGTLHAVLDHTVSGSTIFNAKLNGMPVGETGLNAAVCAEKSIPVALVTGDKAVCREAENLLGKEIVTCAVKEGRSNSCAKLLPPSATFPLLKDAAKRAVETLRAGKAPIMNITHPYSLELTFKHTRQCDEVSYTPGVTRIDGRTVRMDGNSMEEMRRWMGIATSLAASIKL, from the coding sequence GTGAAAATCTATGTAAGTGTAGATATGGAAGGCGCTACAGGTATAGTCAGTTCGCTCCACGTTCGGGCAGATGCACCAGTAGAATATGCCTTCGGATGTACAATGCAGCTTCATGACCTACAAGCAGTAATAGAAGGAGCTCTCGAAGGAGGGGCTACAGAAATTCTCGTGAACGATTCACATGCACGTATGATCAATGTGGATGTTTCGCAGCTTCCAGCAAACGTTCGCCTTATTTCAGGTACTCCTAAAGCTTTAGGAATGATAGAGGGAACAGATGGATGTGATGGAGTTTTCTTCGTAGGATACCATGCTATGGCAGGAACCCTTCATGCGGTTCTTGATCACACTGTATCTGGAAGCACTATTTTCAACGCAAAACTTAACGGAATGCCCGTAGGAGAAACAGGATTAAATGCTGCTGTATGTGCTGAAAAAAGCATTCCTGTAGCTCTTGTTACTGGAGATAAGGCCGTATGTCGAGAAGCCGAAAATCTCTTGGGGAAAGAAATTGTAACATGCGCAGTAAAAGAAGGACGCTCCAACAGCTGCGCCAAGCTTTTACCACCTTCAGCAACTTTTCCTCTTTTAAAAGACGCCGCCAAAAGGGCCGTTGAAACTCTTCGCGCTGGCAAAGCACCCATAATGAACATTACACATCCTTACTCTCTAGAACTTACTTTCAAACATACTCGCCAATGTGATGAAGTTTCGTACACTCCCGGAGTAACACGAATTGATGGACGAACAGTACGTATGGATGGAAACTCCATGGAAGAGATGCGCCGCTGGATGGGCATTGCCACATCCCTCGCTGCGTCTATCAAGCTTTAA
- a CDS encoding ABC transporter permease, producing MGRFVARRLIMLIPVLFGVSIIAFMILHLAPGDPAEMLAGVEASQQEIELIRERFGLNQPLHIQYFRFLRGVVTGDMLSLKYEQPVYKIIGPRLKNTLILSVAAMAISIILGVIAGVLAAVYRYSWLDYLATVLALLGISMPVFWWGLLMILVFAVNLMWLPSGGMGGIRNLVLPAIVLGTASMGIITRMTRSSMLDVLRQDYITTARAKGLLEKIVIVRHALRNAMIPTITVIGLQFGGHLAGAVLTESVFSWPGVGRLLVGSILARDYPVVQTTLLIVAAIFVFANLMVDILYAYLDPRIRYHG from the coding sequence ATGGGACGTTTTGTTGCCAGAAGGTTGATAATGCTTATTCCTGTTCTTTTCGGAGTCTCCATTATTGCCTTCATGATCTTACATTTGGCTCCTGGCGATCCAGCAGAAATGTTAGCCGGGGTCGAAGCTTCCCAACAAGAAATCGAGCTAATCAGAGAACGTTTTGGGTTAAACCAACCCCTTCACATTCAATATTTCAGGTTTTTAAGAGGTGTGGTTACAGGTGATATGCTTTCGTTGAAATATGAACAGCCTGTTTATAAGATTATTGGACCTCGCCTGAAAAATACTCTGATCCTTTCTGTAGCTGCAATGGCTATTTCTATTATTTTGGGTGTTATTGCCGGAGTACTGGCAGCGGTCTACAGGTATTCATGGCTTGATTATTTAGCCACAGTTCTTGCTCTATTAGGAATTTCTATGCCGGTTTTTTGGTGGGGGCTTCTCATGATTCTTGTCTTTGCGGTGAATTTAATGTGGCTTCCTTCTGGAGGTATGGGGGGAATTAGGAATTTAGTACTCCCGGCCATCGTCTTAGGTACGGCATCCATGGGAATCATAACTCGTATGACTCGCTCAAGTATGCTTGATGTTTTGAGACAGGATTATATTACGACAGCTCGAGCGAAGGGGCTTTTAGAGAAAATTGTTATTGTCCGTCATGCTTTGCGAAACGCTATGATTCCAACAATAACAGTTATAGGACTTCAGTTTGGAGGGCACCTTGCTGGAGCAGTTCTTACAGAGAGCGTTTTTTCATGGCCCGGAGTGGGACGACTTCTTGTCGGGTCGATTCTTGCCCGAGATTATCCCGTCGTTCAGACAACATTGTTGATCGTGGCGGCAATTTTTGTTTTTGCCAATCTTATGGTCGATATTTTATACGCTTATCTTGATCCGAGGATTCGTTATCATGGCTAA
- a CDS encoding ABC transporter ATP-binding protein: MHAMSILKVDNLKKYFPVEGGMFRKKITGEVKAVDGVSFSIEEGKTLGLVGESGSGKSTIGLMTLKLLSITDGDILFKGQSIRSFDDTQLKEFRLNAQMVFQNPFASLNPRMIIRDTIGRVLKIHGLVKNDNEMEDRVLETLQEVGLKPEHLGRYPHEFSGGQRQRIAVARALISNPAFIVLDEPTSALDVSVQAQILNLFKTLQEKRGLTYLFISHNLAVIRHISDNVAVMYLGRLMEYASKEEIFNNPKHPYTQALLKSIPKPCVTGEDIEDKVIKGDIPSPLNPPTGCRFHTRCPLAQDVCALEAPEWRKIGEKHFVACHFA, translated from the coding sequence TTGCATGCCATGTCTATTCTCAAGGTCGATAATCTAAAAAAATACTTCCCTGTCGAGGGAGGTATGTTTCGTAAGAAAATAACGGGTGAAGTAAAAGCTGTAGATGGAGTATCCTTTTCTATTGAAGAAGGAAAAACACTTGGTCTTGTAGGCGAATCTGGAAGCGGAAAATCAACGATAGGGCTGATGACTCTTAAGCTTTTAAGCATAACTGACGGTGACATCCTTTTTAAAGGTCAATCTATTCGTTCTTTTGATGATACTCAATTAAAAGAATTTCGATTGAATGCTCAGATGGTATTTCAAAATCCTTTTGCTTCTTTAAACCCCCGAATGATTATTCGAGATACCATTGGTAGAGTTCTTAAAATTCATGGTCTCGTCAAAAATGATAATGAAATGGAAGATAGAGTGCTTGAAACCCTTCAGGAAGTGGGGCTTAAACCAGAACATCTTGGGCGTTACCCTCATGAATTTTCAGGCGGACAACGTCAGCGTATAGCTGTTGCACGTGCCCTTATTTCTAATCCGGCTTTCATTGTTCTTGACGAACCAACGTCAGCTCTTGATGTTTCTGTACAAGCTCAGATTCTTAACTTGTTTAAAACTCTTCAGGAGAAACGTGGTCTGACATATCTTTTCATTTCGCATAACCTGGCCGTTATTCGTCATATCAGCGATAATGTTGCTGTTATGTATCTTGGAAGATTGATGGAATACGCTTCGAAAGAAGAAATTTTCAACAATCCGAAGCATCCATATACGCAGGCTTTGTTGAAAAGTATTCCGAAACCATGTGTTACGGGGGAGGATATAGAAGATAAGGTTATTAAGGGGGATATTCCCAGCCCCTTGAATCCTCCTACAGGATGTCGATTTCACACTCGTTGCCCTCTTGCGCAAGATGTTTGTGCTCTGGAGGCTCCTGAGTGGCGTAAAATAGGAGAAAAGCATTTTGTCGCTTGTCATTTTGCCTAG
- a CDS encoding GntR family transcriptional regulator has translation MEGKLRADEIVFRYVISKLVSRELHPGERVYEPALCRELGVSRTPVRQAISRLISEGVLENCEGQKGYSVPILTPEDMFKVYSTREMVEAKCAYYAALNASDEDVALLWNMNRQEHLLYETDDKERFATLNEKFHITISTLSKNIYLQRFAVQLYWRAQLYTFYLGSFYRYYRSLAERKSHPRDPEHHTNKEHARVISAIQNRCPDEAHQAMAEHIRRTYEHFCRIEKSNNF, from the coding sequence GTGGAGGGGAAGCTACGCGCCGACGAAATTGTTTTCCGATATGTCATATCGAAATTGGTCTCTAGGGAGTTGCATCCTGGAGAGAGAGTATACGAACCGGCACTTTGCAGGGAACTTGGAGTAAGCAGAACGCCAGTTCGTCAAGCTATAAGTAGACTTATCTCAGAGGGTGTTCTTGAAAATTGTGAGGGACAGAAAGGCTATAGTGTGCCTATTTTAACCCCTGAAGATATGTTCAAAGTATATTCTACGCGTGAAATGGTTGAGGCTAAGTGTGCGTATTATGCAGCGCTTAATGCTTCAGACGAGGATGTTGCCTTACTTTGGAACATGAACAGACAAGAACATCTTCTTTACGAAACAGACGATAAAGAACGTTTTGCAACACTTAACGAAAAATTCCATATCACAATCAGTACTCTAAGTAAAAATATATACTTACAACGATTTGCAGTACAACTTTATTGGAGAGCCCAACTTTATACCTTTTATCTCGGTAGTTTTTATCGCTATTATCGCTCTCTTGCCGAGAGGAAATCTCATCCTCGTGATCCTGAACATCATACGAATAAAGAGCATGCCCGAGTTATTTCGGCTATTCAGAATAGATGCCCTGACGAAGCTCATCAAGCCATGGCAGAACATATTCGCCGAACGTACGAACATTTTTGCAGAATAGAAAAATCTAATAATTTCTAG
- a CDS encoding SDR family oxidoreductase, translating to MVQSFFDIKGKRALVTGSTRGIGRSLAEGLAQAGALVFINGRSQDSVDRVCRDFCREGYQASGKAFDICDSKSVTQAIHGIKEEYGSIDILVNNAGIMKREPLLSMPEAMWQSVIQTNLTSAFLVGKEVASLMAQNEGGKIINICSLMSEVGRVSTGAYAAAKGGLKMLTKAMATEWASYDIQVNGIGPGYILTEMTQPLSEDMNFDAWLKKRTPARRWGKPSDLIGSLLFLASPASNFVNGQIIYVDGGILASL from the coding sequence TTGGTCCAGTCTTTTTTCGATATAAAAGGGAAAAGAGCCCTGGTAACAGGCTCGACTCGTGGAATTGGAAGATCTTTGGCGGAGGGACTGGCTCAAGCGGGAGCGTTAGTTTTTATTAATGGTCGTTCTCAAGATTCTGTAGACAGAGTATGTCGAGATTTTTGTCGAGAAGGGTATCAAGCAAGTGGAAAAGCTTTCGATATTTGTGATTCAAAAAGCGTTACACAGGCTATACATGGAATTAAAGAGGAGTACGGTTCTATAGATATACTCGTTAATAATGCGGGAATAATGAAAAGAGAGCCTTTACTTTCTATGCCAGAAGCAATGTGGCAAAGTGTTATTCAGACTAATCTGACGAGTGCTTTTCTTGTTGGGAAAGAAGTGGCGTCTCTTATGGCCCAAAATGAAGGGGGCAAAATTATCAATATTTGCTCTTTGATGAGTGAAGTAGGACGAGTTTCTACAGGGGCTTATGCAGCAGCAAAGGGCGGTCTTAAAATGTTGACCAAGGCTATGGCGACAGAGTGGGCTTCTTATGACATACAAGTGAATGGTATTGGGCCAGGATATATTCTTACAGAAATGACTCAACCTTTGTCGGAAGACATGAATTTTGATGCATGGCTTAAGAAGAGGACCCCAGCCCGTCGATGGGGTAAACCTTCTGATTTAATTGGAAGTTTGCTTTTTTTGGCCTCTCCCGCTTCTAATTTTGTTAACGGACAGATTATATACGTTGATGGAGGAATTCTCGCGTCCTTATAA
- a CDS encoding P1 family peptidase, translated as MKSQKRIADYGIHIGCMKRGVLNAITDVAGVRVGHCTLDDGNIKTGVTAVIPHEGNMFQEKLFAACHVINGFGKSVGLIQIEELGTLETPIILTNTLSTGTATEALVRYMLKENLDIGKETGTVNPVVCECNDGFLNDIRGLHIREEHVLQALANVGTEFEEGSVGAGRGMSCYQLKGGIGTASRLVEIDNSTFTIGVLVLSNFGEKGDFVVDGHKVGKSIVSLEQPQEDQGSIIVVIATDIPMTERQLKRLCRRSSVGITRTGAYIGNGSGEIAIAFTTSNRFAHYEKAPVCPIGIFNENHINLAFRAVVEATEEAVLNSMICAETTKGRDGNVRHSLKEYASFLYTLIDNSKH; from the coding sequence ATGAAATCGCAGAAACGTATTGCCGATTACGGTATCCACATTGGTTGTATGAAAAGGGGAGTGCTTAACGCCATTACAGATGTTGCCGGAGTAAGGGTTGGACATTGCACCTTAGACGATGGAAACATTAAAACTGGGGTTACTGCTGTAATACCTCATGAGGGCAATATGTTTCAGGAAAAACTTTTTGCAGCATGTCACGTTATTAATGGGTTTGGGAAATCTGTTGGCCTTATTCAGATTGAAGAGTTGGGAACACTTGAAACTCCCATTATTCTTACAAACACATTAAGCACGGGGACGGCTACAGAAGCGCTTGTTCGTTATATGCTCAAAGAAAACCTTGATATTGGTAAAGAAACAGGAACTGTAAACCCTGTTGTATGCGAATGTAATGATGGGTTTCTCAACGATATACGAGGTCTCCATATTCGAGAGGAGCATGTATTGCAAGCTCTTGCCAATGTTGGTACGGAGTTTGAAGAAGGTTCTGTAGGGGCGGGACGCGGCATGTCCTGTTATCAGCTAAAGGGTGGAATAGGAACAGCATCCAGGCTTGTAGAGATAGATAATTCGACATTTACGATTGGTGTTCTTGTCCTTTCCAATTTCGGAGAAAAAGGTGACTTTGTTGTAGATGGTCATAAAGTAGGAAAAAGTATAGTTTCTTTAGAACAGCCACAAGAGGATCAAGGTTCTATTATTGTCGTCATAGCAACAGATATTCCTATGACAGAACGCCAGTTAAAACGGCTCTGTCGTCGCTCTTCAGTGGGAATCACCAGGACGGGGGCTTATATCGGAAACGGTAGTGGTGAAATAGCTATTGCTTTTACAACATCTAATCGTTTTGCTCATTATGAAAAAGCACCTGTTTGTCCCATAGGAATATTCAACGAAAATCACATCAATTTAGCTTTTAGAGCAGTTGTGGAGGCGACAGAAGAAGCCGTTCTCAACTCGATGATTTGTGCAGAAACTACAAAAGGTCGAGATGGAAATGTTCGCCATTCTCTGAAAGAGTATGCATCTTTTCTGTATACACTGATTGATAATTCTAAGCATTGA
- a CDS encoding glutathione ABC transporter substrate-binding protein has translation MGVSVKRSLILVLTVLLVVFCFAGIAAASSKDTLLIGKGTEALGMDPQDLTDTPSEEVCHSIYEGLVSFDEEMKIQPRLATSWDISEDGKTWTFHLREGVTFHSGTPFNAEAVKKNFDRILSGKYKRSSLYAPIVDSVEVKDEYTVVFNLKTSFGAFLNILSHTAGLILDPKGVDENRDFVRNPSGTGAFMLDEWLQGDYIALKAYDKYWGGKPKLKKVIFKTIPEDSARAMMMETGEIDVAEQVPPQDVARLKESKKIDMRIGPSVMVQFLALNCQDEILKDVKVRQAIFMAIDREAICKNIMMGFATPVNSMVAPLVNGYSEVEGLPYNPEKAKALLAEAGWKDSNGDGILEKDGKTLHVKLLTHGRNTPALKIPEAVQAYLSKIGMDAKMAVMDWGTFLAETRKPVEENTSQVIYYGWSPSTGDADWVYRPLTLSDQWVPNGANRTFYANKEVDEAVMMGFSSVDQEVRRQAYARAQTIMNEEVPWVPIYTRSNLTAVNRGVHDIMLIPLDFVKVTNTTYKD, from the coding sequence ATGGGTGTATCAGTAAAACGTTCTCTCATACTTGTTCTAACAGTTCTTCTCGTAGTCTTTTGTTTTGCAGGAATAGCAGCGGCATCCAGTAAGGATACACTCCTTATTGGTAAGGGCACCGAGGCTCTTGGCATGGATCCTCAAGATCTCACAGATACCCCTTCAGAAGAAGTGTGTCATAGTATCTACGAGGGACTTGTCTCTTTTGATGAAGAGATGAAAATTCAGCCTCGACTGGCTACCAGTTGGGATATCTCTGAAGATGGGAAAACATGGACATTCCACCTTAGAGAAGGTGTAACATTCCACAGTGGAACTCCCTTTAACGCAGAAGCTGTAAAGAAAAACTTTGATCGCATCCTTTCTGGGAAATACAAACGTTCTTCCCTCTACGCACCTATCGTAGATTCTGTGGAAGTAAAAGACGAATATACTGTAGTTTTCAACCTTAAAACATCTTTTGGTGCTTTCCTAAACATCCTTTCACATACTGCTGGACTTATTCTTGACCCCAAAGGTGTTGATGAAAACAGAGATTTCGTTCGTAACCCTTCTGGGACAGGTGCCTTTATGCTTGACGAATGGCTTCAGGGCGACTACATTGCTCTAAAAGCTTATGACAAGTACTGGGGTGGTAAACCCAAACTGAAAAAAGTAATCTTCAAGACAATTCCTGAAGACTCTGCCAGAGCCATGATGATGGAAACAGGAGAAATTGATGTTGCAGAGCAGGTTCCCCCACAGGATGTTGCCCGTTTAAAGGAAAGCAAGAAAATAGATATGCGCATAGGGCCTTCCGTTATGGTTCAGTTCCTTGCCTTAAACTGTCAGGATGAAATCTTGAAAGATGTTAAAGTTCGCCAGGCTATATTTATGGCCATTGACAGAGAGGCAATCTGCAAAAATATCATGATGGGATTTGCAACACCTGTAAACTCAATGGTAGCTCCTCTTGTTAACGGTTACTCAGAAGTAGAAGGACTCCCCTACAATCCCGAAAAAGCAAAAGCTCTTCTTGCCGAAGCTGGCTGGAAAGATAGCAACGGAGACGGGATTCTTGAAAAAGACGGGAAGACTCTTCACGTAAAACTTCTCACACATGGAAGAAACACTCCCGCACTGAAGATTCCAGAAGCAGTTCAAGCATATCTCTCCAAAATCGGTATGGATGCAAAAATGGCTGTTATGGACTGGGGTACATTCTTGGCTGAAACAAGAAAACCTGTTGAGGAAAATACAAGCCAGGTTATCTACTACGGTTGGTCACCATCGACAGGAGATGCTGACTGGGTATACAGACCACTTACTCTTTCTGATCAGTGGGTTCCTAACGGTGCAAACAGAACATTTTACGCCAATAAAGAAGTTGATGAGGCCGTTATGATGGGATTCTCTTCCGTAGACCAGGAAGTTCGCCGTCAGGCCTATGCCAGGGCGCAGACTATAATGAATGAAGAAGTTCCATGGGTACCCATTTATACCCGTTCAAACCTTACTGCTGTGAACAGAGGCGTTCATGATATCATGTTAATTCCTCTTGATTTTGTAAAAGTTACAAACACAACATACAAAGACTAA
- the opp1C gene encoding nickel/cobalt ABC transporter permease has protein sequence MANQKTRKSTTHIALIWRRLRRNKIAVFGFLLITLYVVAAIFAPVLAPYDPTEQDLSLSLAPMSSEHWLGCDDFGRDILSRIIYGARTSLIIQLTSVVIALFVGVFLGAVGGYFGGWIDEVIMRFMDIMLAFPGMLLALAIVAMLGPNLTNLIIAIGIYSVPQFARITRGSVISVKQNDYVTAARAIGETDNSIIWHYVLPNAISPIIVQTSLRMATVLLTAAGLGFLGLGVQPPTAEWGTMLSSARIYLRSAPHVAIIPGLCIMLVVLGFNFLGDGLQDALNPRLKE, from the coding sequence ATGGCTAATCAGAAAACTCGAAAATCAACAACTCATATAGCGCTTATTTGGCGGCGGTTACGACGAAATAAAATTGCAGTTTTTGGATTTTTGCTTATTACTCTTTATGTTGTGGCTGCCATATTTGCTCCTGTTTTAGCACCCTATGATCCGACAGAGCAGGATTTAAGCCTGAGCCTGGCTCCTATGTCATCGGAACATTGGCTTGGGTGCGATGATTTCGGGAGGGATATATTGAGCCGTATTATTTACGGAGCAAGAACCTCTCTGATCATTCAGCTTACCTCTGTTGTCATAGCTCTTTTCGTTGGAGTTTTTCTCGGAGCTGTGGGGGGCTATTTTGGGGGCTGGATAGATGAAGTCATTATGCGATTCATGGATATTATGCTTGCATTCCCAGGAATGCTTCTTGCCCTTGCTATTGTTGCAATGTTGGGGCCGAACTTAACCAACCTTATCATTGCAATTGGAATTTATTCTGTTCCTCAGTTTGCAAGAATAACAAGAGGTTCTGTCATTAGCGTAAAACAGAACGACTATGTGACAGCAGCCAGAGCCATAGGAGAAACTGATAATTCAATTATATGGCATTACGTGCTTCCTAATGCTATATCTCCCATTATTGTTCAAACATCTTTGAGAATGGCGACGGTACTTCTTACGGCGGCTGGTTTGGGATTTTTAGGACTCGGAGTACAGCCTCCTACAGCGGAGTGGGGAACGATGTTAAGTTCTGCACGAATTTATCTTCGAAGTGCCCCCCATGTTGCTATTATTCCAGGGTTATGCATTATGCTTGTCGTATTAGGATTTAACTTCCTTGGCGATGGATTACAGGATGCACTTAACCCACGACTGAAGGAGTGA
- a CDS encoding M42 family metallopeptidase has product MLKTLTNLIGVCGDEKDVREFIKQSLSGKVDQMDVDPLGSLITYQNGNTQHPKVMIVAHMDEVGFIVTAIRKDGTISFTPSGGVHEQVLSSKTVKIGPNRIPGIVRMEDSFENSYIDIGTTTADETSQLVAVGDYIAFDTQYGPLYGTSVKAKALDDRAGCCVLASVLQKKWDLPLYGVFSSQEEVGERGALSASYRVKPQIGIVLEGTVCSDLPTVEPYRHSTTLGNGPAISIADNTSCFDVQLSEKLCSLAEENGIPWQRRRIMGGGNDGGVVHIAGEGARCATVSVPCRYIHSSVSVANLEDLRHTIALIATFLEYVEKGGLD; this is encoded by the coding sequence ATGCTTAAAACTCTTACAAACCTGATAGGAGTCTGTGGTGATGAAAAAGATGTTAGAGAATTCATCAAACAATCTCTCTCCGGAAAAGTCGATCAGATGGATGTCGATCCCCTCGGAAGCCTTATTACATATCAAAACGGAAATACTCAGCATCCCAAGGTAATGATAGTGGCCCATATGGACGAAGTCGGTTTTATAGTTACAGCAATAAGAAAAGATGGAACAATCTCTTTCACTCCATCTGGTGGAGTTCATGAACAAGTCCTCTCATCTAAAACGGTAAAGATCGGCCCGAATCGCATTCCTGGAATCGTCAGGATGGAAGATTCTTTTGAAAATTCATATATCGATATAGGAACAACGACTGCCGACGAAACCTCTCAGCTTGTTGCAGTAGGAGATTACATTGCTTTTGATACGCAGTATGGGCCTTTATACGGTACATCAGTAAAGGCAAAAGCCCTAGATGATAGAGCTGGATGTTGCGTTTTAGCCTCAGTTTTACAAAAAAAATGGGATTTACCCCTATATGGCGTTTTTTCTTCTCAGGAAGAAGTCGGGGAACGGGGAGCTCTTTCAGCTTCATATAGAGTTAAACCTCAAATTGGCATTGTTCTTGAAGGAACCGTTTGCTCAGACCTTCCTACAGTTGAACCATATAGACACTCTACGACGCTTGGAAATGGCCCCGCAATTTCCATTGCCGATAACACAAGCTGTTTTGATGTACAACTCAGTGAAAAACTTTGTTCCCTCGCCGAAGAAAACGGTATTCCATGGCAAAGACGTCGAATAATGGGTGGAGGAAACGACGGTGGAGTTGTTCACATTGCAGGAGAGGGAGCCCGGTGTGCAACTGTCTCTGTTCCGTGTCGCTACATACACTCTTCTGTCAGTGTTGCCAATTTAGAGGACCTTCGTCATACGATCGCCCTTATTGCAACTTTCTTAGAATATGTAGAGAAAGGAGGGCTCGACTAA
- a CDS encoding ABC transporter ATP-binding protein gives MNTNDELLRVEDLTTWFYTEGGIVKALENVSFSIKKGEILGLVGETGCGKSVTSSCIMRLIPTPPGKIMGGKIMFEDRNLLDLSANEMRKIRGNEISMIFQDPMSCLNPVYKVGFQVQEAIQVHQRSLSLSKVMDKVKSLFSEVNIPDPDKSIDRYPHQFSGGMKQRVMISMALSSHPKLLIADEPTTALDVSIQAQILSLIKKLQKDYGTSILLISHDLGVIASMAQKVAVMYAGSIIEYGTVQDIFNNPLHPYTKGLLGAIPRLDRDQEWLQVIKGSLPNLMELPQGCKFQARCECARPECSERRPERVEVEKGHEVACHVYSQGR, from the coding sequence ATGAATACTAATGACGAACTTCTGCGTGTAGAAGATCTTACAACGTGGTTTTATACAGAGGGAGGAATTGTAAAAGCTCTTGAGAATGTTTCCTTTTCTATCAAGAAGGGGGAAATTCTTGGACTTGTGGGGGAGACAGGGTGTGGTAAGTCTGTTACATCGTCGTGTATTATGCGGCTTATTCCCACACCTCCAGGGAAAATTATGGGCGGAAAGATCATGTTTGAAGATCGTAATCTTCTTGATCTTTCTGCAAACGAGATGAGAAAGATTCGAGGAAATGAGATCTCTATGATTTTTCAGGATCCCATGAGTTGTCTCAACCCTGTTTATAAAGTAGGTTTTCAAGTTCAGGAAGCCATACAAGTTCATCAACGCTCCTTATCTTTGTCAAAAGTTATGGATAAGGTCAAGAGCCTTTTTAGCGAGGTTAATATTCCAGACCCCGACAAATCCATTGACCGTTATCCACACCAGTTTTCTGGAGGGATGAAACAACGTGTCATGATCTCTATGGCATTATCGTCCCATCCCAAACTATTGATAGCTGACGAACCGACAACGGCTCTTGATGTGTCTATTCAGGCTCAGATTCTTTCTCTTATAAAAAAGCTTCAGAAAGATTATGGAACAAGCATTTTGCTTATTTCCCATGATTTGGGCGTAATAGCTTCTATGGCGCAAAAAGTTGCAGTTATGTATGCTGGCAGCATTATAGAGTATGGAACTGTGCAGGATATTTTTAATAATCCTCTTCACCCCTATACAAAAGGGCTTCTTGGGGCCATCCCTCGACTTGATCGTGATCAGGAATGGCTACAGGTTATAAAAGGCTCTCTTCCTAATTTAATGGAGCTTCCTCAGGGATGTAAGTTCCAGGCTCGTTGCGAGTGTGCCAGACCGGAATGCTCTGAACGAAGACCAGAGCGGGTTGAAGTAGAAAAAGGACACGAGGTTGCATGCCATGTCTATTCTCAAGGTCGATAA